TTCAAATAATGGTGTAGATTCAGTTCAAATATGGTAGAATGAATCTGGAAACAGAAATCACCATATTGTATTTCAgtatgaataaaataatttacagttggtattcatttatttttaggattcaaactgaaagaaatgaCTATGGCAGTGAAACAGACTTATATGGACTTGTGTCTAACATTTTAGAAGAACAAGATAAGTCACAGCCATATTTTGCTGAGGGGTTAGTATATAAACTATACAGTATATAGGAAGCTTTTAGATTCACATATACTACATTACCCtgtttattaactttttaaaaattgaagtgaaattcacataacataaaattaaccattttaaagtgaacaattcagtggcatttagtacattaaagtgttgtgcagccatcacctccATCTGGTTTCAAAACACTTTTAtaaccccaaaaggaaacctcatacccattaagcagttatTCCCGTTCCTCCCTTCCCCAGCTCCTCACAACCACCAATCTGTGTTCTGTTTCTATTGTTTATTAGCTCTTATTTTTACTTAATAGAGGATCATCTGGCAGTAGACATCTTAAATGTAAAGTTTTCATTTGGAAAACTATTCTTGCATAATTCAGAGCTATTTCCCTTGAGTTCATGAGCTAAAGTTTGGCTTAAAGAGTGTAAATTCCAAGGAGGTTTTATACATAGATCCCAAAGAATAAAACTATCATTACTGCGATGCAGAAACACATATGGATTTTATGCATAtggcaaaaatttttaaatatgcttTAATTGTTTTATTTGGGTGTGGAAGCCATACTACCCAAATACCCTATTTCATAAACAGGGAGAAGTATGTAATACACATGTaaccaattaaaatattttaatttcaaaatagtCTAAGCAGAACAcatctttttcattaaaaaactgTGGTTGACTCACTCTTTTATATAAGAACCGAATCAACGAAAAAACTTATTTTGTTCTCTGCTTACTATAGATAAACAATTCATCTAAGACCATGTGGTCACCAGCATTAAGTTAATGCCTCGTGGGAAAATACAATGAAGGCATATTAGGgttaaaatacatatttgtatAGCATATAACACATCTCAAGTGATAGAGAATTATTTGGAGGTAATGGTAACATACAAGACAAAATGGGAAAGGATTAAAGAATGATGAGGTGGGGCAAGATACATGTTTTTGAAagcctttcctgtcttctctacTGAGGAAATAAAGTCTTTAAAACTTAAGTTGTAATTGATTATATTTACCTGTTCTAGGACCTGCTCCTCCAATTTAAAGTCAGTTTGGCCGATGAACACAAGCAGATTTGCAGATCACCATGACCTCTTAACAGAAGCCAAAAGGCCAATAGATACAGCCATCTCTCAGCAAGCTTTTTATAGTGGTGAATCTGGGTCAGCAGTGGAAAAACAATACCTGCATAATAGTAATCTCACACCACAACAAAAAATAGATGAACTTTATCATGGATTCACTGGTTTAGACCTTGAAGAACAATGGATGTACCCCTCACGAAGTGATCATTCTAACTGTTACAATATTCAGACAATCGATGCAGCTAAAACATTCCAAGAATATCCATTTATCAAAAACTGTTTTACACCACAAACTGGTCtgtctgacatcatgaaagaatcAGGAGTTGATACTTACCCTTACGGGAGAGAAAAAACATGTGCTAAAGGTCTTGAAGCACCATTACAGCAAAAAAGGGCAGAAATGTTTCTTTCCCAATTTAATAGATACAATGAAAATGCAGATTATTGTAGATACCCAGAATATACTCATCCTAACAAGGCTAAGCTTAACAAATGTTCAAATTTTAGTGTCCAAGACagtaaaaaattagccaatggcaCACCAGAAACACCAACTGTAGAAGCAGATACCTACACAAAGTTATTTCAAGTTAAATCAGcaaatcagaagaagatggaggaGACAATACCTGACCAACAGAATTTCACATTTCCCAAAACTACACCACATCTGACAGAAAAGCAGTTTGCAAAGGAAGCAGCATTCACTGCTGATTTTGGCTTAAAATCAGAATATGGACTGAAACCTCATACAACTTGCTCAGCTAATAATGATTTTGCTAATGTCACAGAAAAGCAGCAGTTTGCTAAACCTGATCCCCCAAATTCTGACTATTTTAAATCAGTGAATTTGTTGTCAAATGCAGCAACATCTTCAGGAGGTATCAACTTAAACAGACCAACGTGGATGAGTgttcaaacaaaaaataacattcCTATTCCTTATCGAAATCCAGGTAACTTGATGAAATTAAACAGTCATTTAAGTGCTGCTTCAAAAGGTTCTAACCATTCAGATTTTCCCCAACTATCATCCACAAATTTACCCCCAAATAACAATTTATTTCAAAAGtattgccaagaaaacccttcagCATTTTCTAGTTTTGATTTCAGTTACAGTGGTGCAGAAAGAATTCAATCTGTCAATCACCTGGAAGgactgacaaagactggagaagaaaATCTTTTTGAATCAGTTAccgataaaaaaataaagcagtcaAATGGATTTTGTGATAATTATTCAACTCAGCAATATGGGATCATTGAAAATGTGAACAAACATAATTTTCAAGCTAAGCCCCAGAGTGGACATTATGATCCTGAGGAAGGTCCAAAGCATTTAGATGGCTTATCTCAAAATACATATCAAGATCTGTTGGAGTCACAGGGTCTTTTTAATAGCCACAGACAGGGAAGTGGAGACAACAGTATTAATAGCCGTGTGAATCGCACACAGGCGTCAtgcttttctaataattttatgATGGGAGATTTAAGGCATAATCAGAGTTTTCAACAACTTGGTTCAAATGGGTTTCCCCTAAGATCTACCCACCCATTTGGCCATTCTGTTGTTCCACTGTTGGATTcctatgatttgttttcttatgATGACTTAAGCCATTTATACCCTTATTTTAATGATATGATGTATGGTGATAATTCCTTTTCTGGTTTTGTGCCAACTTTTGGATTTCAAAGACCAATTAAAACCCGTAGTGGACCAGCCAGTGAACTTCATATTCGTCTAGAAGAGTGCTATGAACAGTGGAGAGCattagaaaaggagagaaagaaggtaACACAAAGCTATTCATTTAGGAATAATTAGTATGTTCCCTCTATTTTCATTATATTTACGTTAGTAGTTTGAGTATTTGCCTCATCTCTAAGCTGAATTCTTCTATAATATGCAGTATTTGTTAAGTTCATGACTAAGATATTAATATTAACTAGGTGACTTAAAGACTAAAAAGCTTGAGGTTTCTTTTTTTCAGGGTAATttgaggtttatttattttttaaaatttttactgtgtttaagtgaaagtttacaaatcaagtcagtctttcgtaCAAAcatctatatacaccttactatatactcctagctgctctccccctaatgagacagcacactcctctcaaccctctatttttgtgtccatttagccagcttctgtcccccttctgccctatctcccctccagacaggagctgcccacatagtctcacgtgtctacttgatccaagaaactcgctcctcaccattatcatttctgtcctatagtccagtccaatccctgtctgaagagttggagttggctttgggaatggttcctgtcttgagctaacagaaggtctggggaccatgacctctggggtccttctagtctcagaccattaagtctggtctaaaAATTTGAGGTTtcttaaaaacttttttatttctcattttttgtaACGTTTATTTTGCCTATGAAGTagactttttttcttaataggttaAAAATGTATCTTTGAATTTTTTAGTATTAAATTATTAGAGTGTTCAGGTGTTCAGGTATATGTATGAAGTATGACAGAAAAACACTATGGTACTGTGGTTTATATTTGTTGCCTTATTGACACCAAAGCAAATTTTTAAGTGGTATTTTTCATCTTATTTCTTAAGCCAATGAGAAATATTATTCACTGTTGAAGCATATTTAGAAAAGtcatcatttaaaaattatataaatttttCACAGACTGAATTGGCCCTTGCCAAGAATTACCCAGGAAAAAAAGTATCCAGTACTAATAATACTCCAATTCCAAGGCTGACCTCCAATCCATCTAGAGTTGATCGCTTAATTGTGGATGAACTTCGAGAACAAGCCAGAGTAAGCTGTAAAAACATCCAATAGTGGATTTTTAAGTTGTttgataaaatttt
The window above is part of the Elephas maximus indicus isolate mEleMax1 chromosome 19, mEleMax1 primary haplotype, whole genome shotgun sequence genome. Proteins encoded here:
- the MEIOC gene encoding meiosis-specific coiled-coil domain-containing protein MEIOC isoform X2, with the protein product MLTGSTSFYDCYKSQSEDNVDLRQTYTPLSSSTEYSNSVDSSLFYAPWSTYGDDIKQPSNSQINVKNRIQTERNDYGSETDLYGLVSNILEEQDKSQPYFAEGTCSSNLKSVWPMNTSRFADHHDLLTEAKRPIDTAISQQAFYSGESGSAVEKQYLHNSNLTPQQKIDELYHGFTGLDLEEQWMYPSRSDHSNCYNIQTIDAAKTFQEYPFIKNCFTPQTGLSDIMKESGVDTYPYGREKTCAKGLEAPLQQKRAEMFLSQFNRYNENADYCRYPEYTHPNKAKLNKCSNFSVQDSKKLANGTPETPTVEADTYTKLFQVKSANQKKMEETIPDQQNFTFPKTTPHLTEKQFAKEAAFTADFGLKSEYGLKPHTTCSANNDFANVTEKQQFAKPDPPNSDYFKSVNLLSNAATSSGGINLNRPTWMSVQTKNNIPIPYRNPGNLMKLNSHLSAASKGSNHSDFPQLSSTNLPPNNNLFQKYCQENPSAFSSFDFSYSGAERIQSVNHLEGLTKTGEENLFESVTDKKIKQSNGFCDNYSTQQYGIIENVNKHNFQAKPQSGHYDPEEGPKHLDGLSQNTYQDLLESQGLFNSHRQGSGDNSINSRVNRTQASCFSNNFMMGDLRHNQSFQQLGSNGFPLRSTHPFGHSVVPLLDSYDLFSYDDLSHLYPYFNDMMYGDNSFSGFVPTFGFQRPIKTRSGPASELHIRLEECYEQWRALEKERKKTELALAKNYPGKKVSSTNNTPIPRLTSNPSRVDRLIVDELREQARVVTLLGKMERLRSSPLHANISTALDRHLESIHIVQSRRKDEIVNASNRQRQGVPRCQDDRDVFALASAIKEMCVATRKARTTLWCALQMTLPKTASTAGQADVEKALQDIVSCEDKIHESINNSNPMNQRGEANKH
- the MEIOC gene encoding meiosis-specific coiled-coil domain-containing protein MEIOC isoform X3, with translation MEPKVAFRGGANRCWNLSADTSSRLTDVFNSVMLTGSTSFYDCYKSQSEDNVDLRQTYTPLSSSTEYSNSVDSSLFYAPWSTYGDDIKQPSNSQINVKNRTCSSNLKSVWPMNTSRFADHHDLLTEAKRPIDTAISQQAFYSGESGSAVEKQYLHNSNLTPQQKIDELYHGFTGLDLEEQWMYPSRSDHSNCYNIQTIDAAKTFQEYPFIKNCFTPQTGLSDIMKESGVDTYPYGREKTCAKGLEAPLQQKRAEMFLSQFNRYNENADYCRYPEYTHPNKAKLNKCSNFSVQDSKKLANGTPETPTVEADTYTKLFQVKSANQKKMEETIPDQQNFTFPKTTPHLTEKQFAKEAAFTADFGLKSEYGLKPHTTCSANNDFANVTEKQQFAKPDPPNSDYFKSVNLLSNAATSSGGINLNRPTWMSVQTKNNIPIPYRNPGNLMKLNSHLSAASKGSNHSDFPQLSSTNLPPNNNLFQKYCQENPSAFSSFDFSYSGAERIQSVNHLEGLTKTGEENLFESVTDKKIKQSNGFCDNYSTQQYGIIENVNKHNFQAKPQSGHYDPEEGPKHLDGLSQNTYQDLLESQGLFNSHRQGSGDNSINSRVNRTQASCFSNNFMMGDLRHNQSFQQLGSNGFPLRSTHPFGHSVVPLLDSYDLFSYDDLSHLYPYFNDMMYGDNSFSGFVPTFGFQRPIKTRSGPASELHIRLEECYEQWRALEKERKKTELALAKNYPGKKVSSTNNTPIPRLTSNPSRVDRLIVDELREQARVVTLLGKMERLRSSPLHANISTALDRHLESIHIVQSRRKDEIVNASNRQRQGVPRCQDDRDVFALASAIKEMCVATRKARTTLWCALQMTLPKTASTAGQADVEKALQDIVSCEDKIHESINNSNPMNQRGEANKH
- the MEIOC gene encoding meiosis-specific coiled-coil domain-containing protein MEIOC isoform X1; this translates as MEPKVAFRGGANRCWNLSADTSSRLTDVFNSVMLTGSTSFYDCYKSQSEDNVDLRQTYTPLSSSTEYSNSVDSSLFYAPWSTYGDDIKQPSNSQINVKNRIQTERNDYGSETDLYGLVSNILEEQDKSQPYFAEGTCSSNLKSVWPMNTSRFADHHDLLTEAKRPIDTAISQQAFYSGESGSAVEKQYLHNSNLTPQQKIDELYHGFTGLDLEEQWMYPSRSDHSNCYNIQTIDAAKTFQEYPFIKNCFTPQTGLSDIMKESGVDTYPYGREKTCAKGLEAPLQQKRAEMFLSQFNRYNENADYCRYPEYTHPNKAKLNKCSNFSVQDSKKLANGTPETPTVEADTYTKLFQVKSANQKKMEETIPDQQNFTFPKTTPHLTEKQFAKEAAFTADFGLKSEYGLKPHTTCSANNDFANVTEKQQFAKPDPPNSDYFKSVNLLSNAATSSGGINLNRPTWMSVQTKNNIPIPYRNPGNLMKLNSHLSAASKGSNHSDFPQLSSTNLPPNNNLFQKYCQENPSAFSSFDFSYSGAERIQSVNHLEGLTKTGEENLFESVTDKKIKQSNGFCDNYSTQQYGIIENVNKHNFQAKPQSGHYDPEEGPKHLDGLSQNTYQDLLESQGLFNSHRQGSGDNSINSRVNRTQASCFSNNFMMGDLRHNQSFQQLGSNGFPLRSTHPFGHSVVPLLDSYDLFSYDDLSHLYPYFNDMMYGDNSFSGFVPTFGFQRPIKTRSGPASELHIRLEECYEQWRALEKERKKTELALAKNYPGKKVSSTNNTPIPRLTSNPSRVDRLIVDELREQARVVTLLGKMERLRSSPLHANISTALDRHLESIHIVQSRRKDEIVNASNRQRQGVPRCQDDRDVFALASAIKEMCVATRKARTTLWCALQMTLPKTASTAGQADVEKALQDIVSCEDKIHESINNSNPMNQRGEANKH